One window of Manihot esculenta cultivar AM560-2 chromosome 17, M.esculenta_v8, whole genome shotgun sequence genomic DNA carries:
- the LOC110605206 gene encoding DELLA protein GAIP-B, with protein sequence MRVPIPNVQIPHSPSPICRRSPLWFLSTTTHHSRSQKPISSSKTEEIEIQIMKREHPNLYPRLDPASAGSSSSSYSAIPPANPNTSTDTSRKAEMWEDEAQVDGGMDELLAVLGYKVRSSDMAEVAQKLEQLEEVMGLVQEDGLSHLASETVHFNPSDLSTWLESMLSEFNPNPNFDSVVAAQPSSLDDSFFAPPESSTITSIDFADHVNQQQRQEYQNTNKHNGRGVVFHESSSSDYDLKAIPGKAVFAQNPQIDSSSFSSRDPKRLKPTTTTTDHLYPATAASSSSSTIVGGGGGGSLGVSTESTRPVVLVDSQENGIRLVHLLMACAEAVQENNIPIAEALVKQIGFLAFSQAGAMRKVAAYFAEALARRIYRLYPQSPMDHSLTDILQMHFYETGPYLKFAHFTANQAILEAFEGKKRVHVIDFSMNQGMQWPALLQALALRPGGPPAFRLTGIGPPSHDNSDHLQEVGLKLAQLAETIHVEFEYRGFVANSLADLDASMLELRPSEFESVAVNSVFELHELLARPGAIEKVLSVVKQMKPEIVTIVEQEANHNGPVFLDRFTESLHYYSTMFDSLEGSVSSQDKVMSEVYLGKQICNVVACEGADRVERHETLNQWRTRLGSSGFVPVHLGSNAFKQASMLLALFAGGDGYRVEENNGCLMLGWHTRPLIATSAWRPASK encoded by the coding sequence ATGCGAGTCCCAATCCCCAATGTGCAGATTCCTCACTCTCCCTCACCTATTTGCAGAAGAAGCCCCCTTTGGTTTTTGAGCACCACCACTCACCACTCTCGATCTCAGAAACCCATATCCTCAAGCAAAACAGAGGAGATCGAGATCCAAATCATGAAAAGGGAACACCCAAATCTCTATCCTAGATTAGACCCAGCTTCTGCTGGCAGTTCTTCTTCTAGCTATTCGGCCATCCCACCTGCTAATCCCAATACCAGTACTGATACTTCTCGCAAAGCCGAGATGTGGGAAGACGAAGCTCAAGTTGATGGCGGAATGGATGAGCTTTTGGCTGTTTTAGGTTACAAGGTAAGGTCGTCGGACATGGCAGAAGTCGCCCAAAAGCTTGAACAGCTAGAAGAAGTTATGGGTCTTGTACAAGAAGATGGACTTTCTCATCTTGCTTCTGAAACTGTCCATTTTAATCCTTCTGATCTATCCACTTGGCTGGAAAGTATGCTTTCTGAGTTCAACCCAAACCCCAATTTTGATTCTGTTGTGGCTGCACAGCCTTCTTCTTTAGATGATTCATTTTTCGCTCCTCCTGAGTCTTCCACCATCACCTCTATCGATTTCGCCGACCATGTCAATCAACAACAACGGCAAGAGTATCAAAATACCAACAAGCACAACGGTCGTGGAGTGGTGTTTCATGAATCTTCATCTTCTGATTACGATCTCAAAGCTATTCCTGGTAAGGCTGTGTTTGCCCAAAATCCTCAAATTGATTCCTCCTCTTTCTCATCTCGAGATCCCAAGCGCTTAAAACCCACAACCACGACCACAGACCACCTGTACCCAGCAACGGCAGCATCATCATCGTCTTCAACCATTGTTGGTGGTGGGGGTGGTGGTTCTTTAGGTGTTTCGACTGAGTCAACTCGTCCTGTTGTCCTGGTTGACTCACAAGAGAACGGAATCCGACTCGTTCATCTCCTAATGGCCTGCGCCGAAGCCGTACAAGAAAATAATATACCTATTGCGGAGGCCCTCGTCAAGCAAATCGgtttcttggccttttctcAAGCCGGAGCGATGCGTAAAGTCGCTGCCTACTTCGCCGAAGCCTTAGCTCGCAGAATCTACAGACTCTATCCTCAAAGCCCTATGGACCATTCGCTCACCGATATCCTTCAGATGCACTTCTACGAAACCGGCCCTTATCTCAAATTCGCTCACTTCACCGCTAATCAAGCAATTCTCGAGGCTTTTGAAGGGAAAAAACGAGTGCACGTTATTGACTTCTCCATGAACCAAGGGATGCAGTGGCCTGCGTTGTTGCAAGCTCTCGCGCTCAGACCTGGTGGTCCGCCGGCGTTTCGTTTAACCGGGATTGGACCGCCGTCTCATGATAACTCGGACCATCTTCAAGAAGTGGGTTTAAAATTGGCTCAGTTGGCAGAGACAATCCATGTTGAGTTTGAGTATCGAGGATTTGTAGCTAATAGTCTAGCTGATCTCGATGCGTCTATGCTCGAACTCAGACCCAGTGAGTTCGAGTCCGTTGCTGTTAACTCAGTTTTCGAGTTGCATGAGTTGTTAGCGAGACCAGGCGCCATTGAAAAGGTCCTTTCGGTGGTGAAGCAGATGAAACCGGAGATTGTTACCATTGTTGAGCAAGAAGCGAACCATAATGGTCCAGTTTTCCTGGACCGGTTCACTGAGTCATTGCATTATTACTCGACCATGTTCGACTCGTTGGAGGGATCAGTGAGCAGCCAAGATAAGGTGATGTCAGAGGTGTATTTAGGGAAACAAATTTGCAATGTGGTGGCATGTGAAGGGGCAGACCGAGTTGAGAGACACGAAACCCTCAATCAGTGGCGAACTCGTCTGGGTTCTTCCGGGTTTGTGCCGGTTCACCTCGGGTCCAACGCATTCAAACAAGCAAGCATGTTACTGGCCCTATTTGCGGGCGGAGATGGGTATAGAGTGGAAGAGAATAATGGGTGTTTGATGTTGGGATGGCATACACGGCCGCTGATTGCAACCTCAGCGTGGCGGCCGGCCAGCAAATAA
- the LOC110604556 gene encoding protein BCCIP homolog has translation MVTRRRTRHSRSTIVRPVTFSSFARSVAHLATAYTSKRQKLEMKLQRYLSSAPGDGFVKQSLEEKSEESESSEEEELQGVIQADFEFFDPKPDDFHGVKVLLQNYLDNEQWDLSAFVDLILGQTTVGTVVKIEDDGLFAVVTALNLGRYKDHKCMMEIKEFLIKVCQDKDVMDDLRLLWDEQAHGVGLLVSQRVANLPPQLLPPLYNALFDEVLWATEDEPTEELRKAFCFKSYLIFSKIYKHKNADHKKGKNSHNEEVIIYIKPEDEIFHKLCLWSFCFPLHSEHVTTHELRNYRLMGLVMVVEADKVANFREELHSLIDEP, from the exons ATGGTGACACGGAGAAGAACAAGGCACAGCCGATCAACAATTGTTCGGCCTGTGACTTTCTCCTCATTTGCTCGATCAGTTGCTCATCTCGCCACAGCTTACACAAGCAAGCGTCAAAAGCTTGAAATGAAACTACAAAGATACCTATCCAGTGCACCAG GAGATGGATTTGTTAAGCAGTCACTGGAAGAAAAGAGTGAAGAATCCGAGTCCTCTGAGGAAGAAGAGTTACAA GGAGTTATCCAAGCggattttgagttctttgatCCTAAGCCTGATGATTTTCATGGAGTGAAGGTCTTGCTGCAAAATTACCTTGATAATGAGCAGTGGGATTTGAGTGCTTTTGTAGACCTTATACTGGGCCAGACAACAGTAGGAACCGTTGTTAAAATAGAAGATGATGGACTGTTTGCTGTTGTTACTGCCCTTAACTTGGGAAGATATAAG GATCATAAATGTATGATGGAGATCAAGGAGTTCCTTATCAAAGTTTGTCAGGACAAAGATGTAATGGATGATTTGAGATTACTTTGGGATGAGCAAGCACATGGTGTAGGTCTCTTGGTCTCCCAGCGTGTTGCCAATCTTCCTCCCCAACTTTTACCGCCTCTTTATAATGCCCTCTTTGATGAAGTCTTATGGGCTACAGAAGATGAG CCAACAGAGGAGCTTAGGAAGGCTTTCTGCTTCAAATCCTATTTgatatttagtaaaatttacaAG CACAAGAATGCAGACCACAAAAAAGGGAAGAACAGTCATAATGAGGaagtaataatatatattaagccTGAAGATGAAATTTTTCACAAG CTTTGCCTGTGGTCCttctgttttcctttgcacTCGGAGCATGTGACAACTCATGAG CTAAGAAATTACAGGTTAATGGGGTTAGTCATGGTTGTTGAGGCAGACAAAGTTGCTAATTTCCGTGAGGAGTTGCACTCTTTGATTGATGAACCCTGA